The following coding sequences lie in one Salmo salar chromosome ssa13, Ssal_v3.1, whole genome shotgun sequence genomic window:
- the ompb gene encoding olfactory marker protein b yields the protein MATQATLELPFRPDAHLTEVMRQRAQSLQQRGGKRQDGERLLRSHEAIYRLDFSQQALRFAHWGVRLARSGRLTVTATSQLWTPDLTHLMNRQLLEPAGVFWRAESDGDDTPVHQYEADAQEFGERIAEMAKVRKTMYFLLAFEEGVGPDAVECSISFQVDQK from the coding sequence ATGGCCACACAAGCCACTCTGGAGCTGCCCTTCAGGCCCGACGCCCATCTGACCGAGGTGATGCGTCAGCGGGCCCAGTCGTTGCAGCAGCGTGGCGGGAAGAGGCAGGACGGCGAGCGCCTCCTCCGATCACATGAGGCCATCTACCGCCTGGACTTCTCCCAGCAGGCATTGCGTTTTGCCCACTGGGGCGTGCGGTTGGCACGCTCAGGCCGCCTCACCGTGACTGCCACCTCACAGCTCTGGACGCCCGACCTCACCCACCTGATGAACCGCCAGCTGCTGGAGCCGGCGGGGGTGTTCTGGCGAGCTGAGAGCGACGGCGACGACACACCTGTGCACCAATATGAGGCAGACGCCCAGGAGTTTGGTGAGCGGATCGCCGAGATGGCGAAGGTGAGGAAGACAATGTACTTCCTGCTGGCATTTGAGGAGGGCGTTGGTCCGGACGCTGTTGAATGCTCCATCAGCTTCCAGGTGGACCAGAAGTGA